A single genomic interval of Arachis duranensis cultivar V14167 chromosome 7, aradu.V14167.gnm2.J7QH, whole genome shotgun sequence harbors:
- the LOC107459744 gene encoding protein HEAT INTOLERANT 4, which translates to MRNATKRKREPQHGPQQNKKHSTKSPSRSPANPKPQEEYFEEKRNLEDLWREVFLVGTEWDQLDSVYQYKWNFSNLEDAFEEGGVLHGKRVYLFGCTEPQQVCFKDVEKVIFVPIIVAVVSPFPPSDKIGITSVQRENEEIIPMKQMKMDWIPYMPSKDRSASKHLKLEQVKKYEYCLPYFYHPFKEDELEQSTEVQILFPTEPKPVFGTFDWKFDDLEEFTNAVIQDEELSADQKDAFKEFVKERVREAKKANKEAREARRKAIEEMSEETKAAFENIRFYKFYPVQSPDAPDVSKKCEVINRYYGKAHEYL; encoded by the exons ATGAGGAATGCaaccaagaggaagagagaaCCCCAACATGGCccacaacaaaacaagaaacATTCCACGAAATCACCTTCTCGATCTCCAGCTAACCCTAAGCCCCAGGAGGAGTACTTCGAGGAGAAGCGCAACTTG GAAGATTTGTGGAGAGAAGTTTTCCTTGTTGGAACAGAG TGGGACCAATTGGATTCTGTATATCAGTACAAGTGGAATTTCTCTAATCTGGAA GATGCATTTGAAGAGGGCGGTGTTCTACATGGGAAAAGGGTTTACCTTTTTGGTTGCACTGAGC CTCAACAAGTCTGCTTTAAAGATGTAGAAAAAGTTATCTTCGTACCTATTATTGTCGCT GTAGTATCACCTTTCCCACCATCTGATAAAATTGGGATTACCTCTGTTCAAAGAGAGAATGAAGAGATTATTCCCATGAAACAAATGAAAATGGATTGGATCCCATATATGCCCTCAAAGGACCG GTCTGCTTCAAAACATCTAAAGTTGGAACAAGTAAAAAAGTATGAGTACTGCTTGCCAT ATTTCTACCATCCATTCAAGGAAGACGAACTTGAACAAAGTACCGAGGTTCAAATATTGTTTCCAACAGAGCCGAAGCCG GTCTTTGGTACATTCGATTGGAAGTTTGACGATCTTGAG GAGTTCACTAATGCTGTCATACAAGATGAGGAATTATCAGCAGATCAAAAAGATGCCTTCAAG GAATTTGTCAAGGAAAGAGTACGTGAAGCAAAGAAAGCTAATAAAGAG GCAAGGGAAGCTCGGAGGAAAGCCATTGAGGAAATGAGTGAGGAAACTAAAGCTgcatttgaaaatataagattttaCAAATTCTATCCTGTGCAAAGTCCAGATGCTCCTGATGTGTCAAAGAAG TGTGAAGTCATTAACAGGTATTATGGAAAGGCTCATGAGTATCTGTGA